In Corallococcus macrosporus, the following are encoded in one genomic region:
- a CDS encoding SH3 domain-containing protein, which produces MSDAATQGYYTAEEAEAVFQQANDAYGREDYATAQSHYEKLIAHGFGGPDVLYNLGTTHLARGDLGRAVLALEQARKQGGHATDLEANLALARARQVDKVVGAAADEAFLPRLAAATDGAAVAWVFFVAWLVGFALLLIRRLFPALRRTAVAVVAGLCLTAAVPAAMLLAAHIWVHQNVHEAVVLSPTLVARELPRSEGRSLFEVHAGLKVQLLEETGKYVRIRLPNGLEGWAERDGVAEI; this is translated from the coding sequence ATGAGCGACGCGGCGACGCAGGGCTACTACACCGCCGAGGAAGCGGAGGCCGTCTTCCAGCAGGCCAACGACGCGTACGGGCGCGAGGACTACGCCACCGCGCAGTCCCACTACGAGAAGCTCATCGCCCACGGCTTCGGCGGGCCGGACGTGCTCTACAACCTGGGCACCACGCACCTGGCCCGGGGCGACCTGGGCCGCGCGGTGCTGGCGCTGGAGCAGGCCCGGAAGCAGGGCGGCCACGCCACGGACCTGGAGGCCAACCTTGCCCTGGCGCGAGCGCGGCAGGTGGACAAGGTGGTGGGCGCCGCCGCGGACGAAGCCTTCCTCCCCCGGCTGGCCGCGGCGACGGACGGCGCGGCGGTGGCGTGGGTCTTCTTCGTCGCGTGGCTGGTGGGCTTCGCGCTGCTGCTCATCCGGCGCCTCTTCCCCGCGCTGCGGCGCACGGCGGTGGCGGTGGTGGCCGGCCTCTGTCTCACGGCGGCGGTGCCGGCGGCGATGCTCCTGGCGGCGCACATCTGGGTGCACCAGAACGTGCATGAGGCGGTGGTGCTGTCGCCCACACTGGTGGCGCGGGAGCTGCCTCGCTCGGAGGGACGCTCCCTCTTCGAGGTGCACGCCGGCCTCAAGGTGCAGCTCCTGGAGGAGACGGGGAAGTACGTGCGCATCCGCCTGCCCAACGGCCTGGAGGGCTGGGCGGAGCGCGACGGCGTCGCTGAAATCTAG
- a CDS encoding response regulator: MAGNAQAPFHILLVEDEPVIRELVRSMLSDGAVDVVCAANGIEGLKLARDRTFHLILMDVVLPQLDGVSVCRILKSDPVTAKVPLYMLTAKAKKADVESATQAGADGYIHKPFRGAELMDLVERLRTARTAAE, translated from the coding sequence ATGGCTGGCAACGCGCAGGCACCCTTCCACATCCTCCTCGTCGAGGACGAGCCCGTCATCCGCGAGCTGGTGCGCTCCATGTTGAGCGACGGCGCGGTGGACGTGGTCTGCGCGGCCAATGGTATTGAAGGCCTGAAGCTGGCCCGCGACCGCACCTTCCACCTCATCCTGATGGACGTGGTGCTGCCGCAGCTGGACGGCGTCTCCGTGTGCCGCATCCTGAAGAGCGACCCCGTCACGGCGAAGGTGCCGCTCTACATGCTCACCGCGAAGGCGAAGAAGGCGGACGTGGAGAGCGCGACGCAGGCGGGCGCGGACGGCTACATCCACAAGCCCTTCCGGGGCGCGGAGCTGATGGACCTGGTGGAGCGCCTGCGCACGGCCCGCACGGCCGCGGAGTGA
- a CDS encoding PilZ domain-containing protein, translated as MMTPSNGPRPNERERYHPRVEARLQVKVLLSGRTVTAQARDISMNGLFLQAHPADSQRALTIALPLPGDRELVTMCTIRRREVDGVALEFGELDWDDLIALARFLHPHLP; from the coding sequence ATGATGACCCCCTCCAACGGCCCCCGTCCGAACGAGCGCGAGCGCTACCACCCGCGCGTCGAAGCGCGTCTCCAGGTGAAGGTGCTCCTGTCGGGCCGCACCGTGACGGCGCAGGCGCGCGACATCTCCATGAACGGCCTGTTCCTCCAGGCCCACCCGGCGGACTCGCAGCGCGCGCTCACCATCGCCCTGCCGCTGCCGGGCGACCGCGAGCTCGTCACCATGTGCACCATCCGCCGCCGGGAAGTGGACGGCGTCGCGCTGGAGTTCGGCGAGCTGGACTGGGACGACCTCATCGCCCTGGCCCGCTTCCTCCATCCGCACCTGCCGTAA
- a CDS encoding ATP-dependent helicase HrpB translates to MAIDKLGAVGGAGPSPAVESGRETFGKVLEGVREPASRPVPVTTEGPPKPVRTPTEATAGTERARAGCAEVKPGARVDSVHAARSQQAVEVLDRVGQAQQRLDHILKLAESGRTFSPSELLALQAHVYRASQELDLAGKVVEKATGGVKQVLQTQV, encoded by the coding sequence ATGGCCATCGACAAGTTGGGAGCCGTGGGCGGAGCGGGCCCTTCGCCCGCGGTGGAGTCCGGCAGGGAGACCTTCGGCAAGGTGCTGGAGGGCGTGCGCGAGCCCGCGTCGCGTCCCGTGCCGGTGACGACGGAGGGGCCGCCGAAGCCGGTGCGAACGCCCACCGAGGCCACTGCCGGAACGGAGCGGGCGAGGGCGGGCTGCGCGGAGGTGAAGCCGGGCGCTCGCGTGGATTCGGTCCACGCAGCACGGAGTCAGCAGGCGGTGGAGGTGCTGGACCGGGTGGGGCAGGCGCAGCAGCGGCTGGACCACATCCTGAAGCTCGCCGAGTCCGGCCGCACGTTCAGTCCCTCGGAGTTGCTCGCGCTCCAGGCCCACGTCTACCGCGCCAGCCAGGAGCTCGATCTCGCCGGCAAGGTCGTCGAGAAGGCCACTGGCGGAGTCAAGCAGGTCCTCCAGACCCAGGTGTGA
- a CDS encoding flagellar M-ring protein FliF, whose protein sequence is MRSAPLRCLCFLLLLGASACRERIQHGLDERQANELQTVLVERGLDARKVPEPGKKPTWAIEVSDAQSSDAVRILAELGLPRLAAETGCDVFGGSGLVRSPLEEQVCRVRGMERELEKTLQTVDGVLLARVHLVVPPPPRPGQAAAPSKASAMLRAAPGGATRVRKSADTLRELIAGGVEGLSPEAVSLLVDEVTTHVEAPPPKGAPVPLRLRWVLALLEVLVTGLSGALVWTTLRWRHYQALAEQPPVAPPAPPAPPTPARPVVTPGSTRKLA, encoded by the coding sequence ATGCGTTCCGCTCCCCTTCGTTGTCTGTGTTTCCTCCTCCTCCTGGGCGCCTCCGCGTGCCGGGAGCGTATCCAGCACGGCCTTGATGAGCGTCAGGCCAACGAGCTGCAGACGGTGCTCGTCGAGCGGGGGCTCGACGCGCGCAAGGTGCCCGAGCCGGGCAAGAAACCCACCTGGGCCATCGAGGTGTCGGACGCGCAGTCCTCGGACGCGGTGCGCATCCTGGCGGAGCTGGGCCTGCCGAGGCTCGCCGCGGAGACGGGCTGTGACGTGTTCGGCGGGAGCGGGCTCGTGCGCTCGCCGCTGGAGGAGCAGGTCTGCCGTGTCCGGGGAATGGAGCGCGAGCTGGAGAAGACGCTCCAGACGGTGGACGGCGTGCTGCTGGCGCGGGTGCACCTGGTGGTTCCACCTCCGCCCAGGCCCGGTCAGGCCGCGGCACCCTCGAAGGCCTCGGCCATGTTGCGTGCGGCGCCCGGCGGCGCGACGCGCGTGCGCAAGTCAGCGGACACGCTGCGCGAGCTCATCGCGGGAGGCGTGGAGGGGCTGTCCCCGGAGGCGGTGTCGCTGCTGGTGGATGAGGTGACGACGCACGTGGAGGCGCCGCCCCCGAAGGGAGCACCCGTGCCCCTGCGGCTGCGGTGGGTACTTGCCCTGCTGGAGGTGCTGGTGACGGGACTGTCCGGCGCGCTCGTGTGGACGACGCTGCGCTGGAGGCATTACCAGGCGCTCGCGGAACAGCCTCCGGTGGCGCCGCCTGCTCCGCCTGCGCCGCCCACGCCCGCGCGGCCGGTGGTGACTCCGGGCTCCACGCGCAAGCTGGCCTGA